From the genome of Amycolatopsis granulosa:
AGTCCGCGCTGCTGGAGAAGGTCCGCCGCGGACCGGAGCTGATCGACGTCGAGGTCGCCATCCAGGAGGAGGCGCTGGGCCTCGGGCACGCGGTGGCGCAGGCCGAGTCGAACCTGACCGACGAGGACGAGGCCGTCGCGGTGCTGCTGCCCGACGACCTGGTGCTGCCCGCCGGGGTGCTCTCGAAGATGGCCGAGGTGCGCGCCGAGCACGGCGGCAGCGTGTTGTGCGCGTTCGACATCCCCAAGGAGCAGATCTCGCCCTACGGCGTGTTCGACGTCACCGGCACCGCGGACGAGGACGTCAAGCGCGTGCACGGCATGGTCGAGAAGCCGGCGCCGGAGGAGGCGCCGTCCACCTACGCCGCGGCCGGCCGCTACCTCCTCGACCGGGCGATCTTCGGCGCCCTGCGTCGCATCAAGCCCGGCGCGGGTGGTGAACTGCAGCTCACCGACGCCGTCGCGCTGCTGATCGAGGAGGGCCACCCGGTGCACATCGTCGTCCACCGCGGCGGCCGGCACGACCTGGGCAACCCGGGCGGCTTCCTCAAGGCGGCCGTGGACTTCGCCCTCGACGACCCGGACTACGGGCCGGAACTGCGCAACTGGCTGACCGAACGACTCGGGACAGATCGCTGATGACCGACCCCACCCCGGAGACCGACCAGGCCGAGCAGGACCTCCGCTCGGTCGACGAGCAGGTCGCCCGCGTCCTGCAGGCCGCGGTGCGGCCGCGGCCCGTCCGCGTCGCGATCTCCGAAGCGCAGGGCCTGCTCTGCGCGGAGGAGGTCGTGGCCGAGCACGCGCTGCCCGGTTTCGACCAGGCAGCCGTCGACGGCTACGCGGTGCGCAGCGTCGACGTCCGCGTCGAGGGCGACGAGACGGTGCAGCTTCCGGTGGTGGGGGAGATCGCGGCGGGCTCACGACAGCCCCGGCGGCTGCAGCCGGGACAGGCGGTCCGGGTCGCCACCGGCGCACCGCTGCCGACCCTGGCCGATGCCGTCGTGCCCACCGCCTTCACCGACGGCCACCCGGCCAAGGTAACCGTGCACCGGTCGGTGCCGTCCGCGGCCTACGTGCGGCGCACCGGTGAGGACGTGCAGATCGGCGACGTCGCCGTCCGGCAGGGCGACACCATCGGTGCGGCGCAGGTGGGGCTGCTCGCTGCGGTCGGCCGCGCCAAGGTGCTGGTCTACCCGCGGCCGCGCGTGTCGATCGTCTCGGTGGGTGACGAGCTGGTCGACGTGGACCGCACCCCGTCGACCGGTCAGGTCTACGACGTGAACTCCTATGCCCTCGCCGCGGCGGCGCGCGACGCCGGTGCCGAGGTCAGCCGGGTCGGGATCGTGCCGAGCGATCCGCGGCGGCTGCGCGAAGTGGTCGAGGGCCGGCTGCTGATGTCCGAGGTCGTGGTGGTCGCGGGCGGCGCCGGGGGCACCGCGGGGGACGAGGTGCAGGCCGCCCTGTCCGACCTCGGCGAGATCGACATGACCCGGGTGGCGATGCACCCGGGGTCCGCGCAGGGTTTCGGGCGGCTCGGGCCGGACTCGGTGCCGACGTTCCTGATCCCGGCCAACCCGATGAGTGCCCTGGTCGTGTTCGAGGTGCTGATCCGGCCGCTGATCCGGGCGGCGCGCGGCACCCGCAACCCGCATCGCCGCACGGTCGGCGCGCGGCTGCTGTCGCCGGTCTCCTCGACCAAAGGACGTCGCGGTTACCTGCGCGGGCAGCTGCTGCGGGACGAGAGCACCGGTGAGTACCTGGTGCAGCCGCTCGGCACGTCCGGCGCGCACCTGCTCGCGTCCCTGGCCGAGGCGAACTGCCTGATCAACGTGGACGAGGACCTCACCGAGGTGCCCGCGGGTGAGCAGGTCAAGGTGACCTTCCTGGCCCAGCGGGGTTAGAACTGTCCGGTGCAGCCCGCAGCGTATGACCTGGAGTCCCGGCACCCCGGGTGGCCGGCCCGGCTCGGCCCGCTCCGCGTGGCGGCCGGCGAGGTCGCGGTGCGGCCGATCCGCCTGCGCGACGCCGGCGACTGGAGCCGCATCCGGCTCCGCGACCAGGAGCACCTCGAGCCGTGGGAGCCGACCGGGCCGGGGCCGTGGCGGGACCGCAACAGCTACTGGTCCTGGCCCCCGCAGTGGACGGCGCTGCGCTCGCTCGCCCGGCGTGGTCAGTGCCTGCCGTACACGATCACCGTCGATGGCGCGTTCGCCGGGCAGATCACGATCGGCAACGTGATCCGCGCCTCACTGCGTTCCGCGTGGGTCGGGTACTGGGTGTCGTCGTCCGTGGTCAAGGGCGGGGTGGCCACCGCTGCCGTGGCGCTGGTCGTCGATCACGCGTTCACCTCCGCCGGGCTGCACCGGATCGAGGCGACCGTCCGGCCGGAGAACACGCCGAGCATCAAGGTGCTGACCAAGGCCGGGTTCCGGCAGGAGGGCCTGTTCCGGCGGTACCTGGACGTGGCCGGTGACTGGCGGGACCACTATTGCTACGCGATGACCGTGGAAGAGAGCGGCCCCGGGCTGGTCGCGCGCCTCGTCGCCACTGGCCGCGCCGACTACCGGTGACCCCGGGTCGTTAGCCGGCTGTGGCAAGGTTCACCGAATCAAGTGACCCTTTTTCCGTTCCCCGGCGGCGTGGCAACGTCCCTTCTGTTACTCCTGTGACTAGCGTGACGACATGTAGCAGTGAACGGGGGAGGTGAGAGGGGATTGCCCAGCTCGCTGATCATCGTCGCCTTGGCCGCGGCCTGGCTGGTCGTGCTCGTGCCCATGGTCGCGCGCAAGCGCCAGGCGGTCACGCAGACGGCCGATGCCGAACTGGCCGCCCGCGTGGTCCGCAGCGGCGGCGGCGCCGACGATGCGGAGGAGGAGTTCGCGATGTCCGAGACCACCCAGCAGGTCGCCGAGACCGACGACGACGTCGACTACGACGACGTCGAAGAGTACGACGAGGACCCGGTGCGCGGGTACGAACAGCCGTCCGAGCGTCGTTACCGGCCCGGGCGTGGTGGCTTCGACCCGGAGGCCGCCGAGATCGCGGCACGCGCCAAGTACGCGTTCCGCCAGCGGGTCGTCCTCTGCCTGTTCCTGCTCGCGGTCGTCACCGCCGCGGGGGCCGGCTTCCTGGCCTCGTCGCTGTGGTTGCTGCACGGGTTCGTGGACCTCGTGTTCGTGGGCTACCTCGCCTACCTGCGTCGCCAGGTCCGCATCGAAGCCGAGATCCGCCAGCGGCGCATGGCCCGGCTCGGCGCCCGCTCCGCGACCCGGGCCGCCCGCCGCGAGCGGCCGGTCGAGGACTTCGAGGTCGTCGAACCCGCGCGCGAGGTTCCGGGTGTCGAGCGCCGGCCGTCACCGGCCTCCCGCATCCGCGGGCGCGCGGTGGTCGTCGACGTCGAGGACGAGGACCCGGCGTTCCACGACCTGGACGACCCCGACCAGCTCCCGTTCCGGCGCGCGGTCGGTGAGTAGACCCCCCTCGTTGATCACCTCCGCCGGGTTGCTATGCTTCTGGAGCTTCCTTCGGGAAGTCCAGTAAGGGGCTGTAGCGCAGTTGGTAGCGCGTCTCGTTCGCATCGAGAAGGTCAGGGGTTCGATTCCCCTCAGCTCCACCCTAGAGGTCGTACTAGAACAAGTGCCTAATTGAAGGCCAGCAAGGACCACCCGCATCGCGGGTGGTCCTTTTGTTCGTGCCCTCGGCGCTGTTGGTCGTGGCAGCGTCGGTAGTGAGCTGTGCCGTGATCTGCTCCGCAGCAGGCGCGCGGACCTTTCTGCTCGCCGAGCACGGCGTCGATCTGGTCGCGCATGTCAGCGATGAACGGCTGGCTGAGGCGAATCGCGGAGTAGCGGCGCTCAACCGCGTCCTCGACGAGCGTGACAAGGCCGCGGGCGTGGTCCTGCTCAGCGGTCGCGGGCGGCGAAAGTCGGGGATGCCTACTGGATGGTCATCGCCATCCAGGCGGAGAAAGCGCTGCACGCCGGCGATGCGCTCTTCGCCGCCTGGCGTGACCACCACACCCTGCAGCGCCCACCGCGGTCCGGCCGCCCGCACCGTCCTCGGCAGCAGCCCGTGGATCTGGACGGTGCGGCGGGGATTCTTGGCGTGTCCGGCCGTCGCCTGCGGCGGGCAGCCAAGCGCGGGGAGTTTCCGCTGGTGGACCGCCTCGAGGACCGGGACTGCTGGAATCGGCGAAGACCTCTGGACTTGGGCCGCGGGGGCGGCGCCCTACCGTGTGGCTGTGATGCCGATCGAGTACTGGGCGACGAACGCCACCCCGGCAGCGTTCGTGCAGGCCCGCGAGATCCCCGGCGGGGTCGTGCATGACTCTTGCCTGCGTGAGGTCCCGCTGAGCATCCTGTGGCCGCTGCCCGATCAGGCCAGCCCGAACTCCAGTGCGGCGCTGCGGGGCAGCTGGGCTCCGCAGGTCGTGGAGGTCGGCATCGGCGGCTCGTCGGCCTTCTCCCGTGTCTCTTGGTCTGCCCCCATGTGTCCCCCGACCTGTGCGGCAACGGCCGTGACGACCTCCTCGGTAACGTGCACGTACCGCTTGGCCACGGCCTCGGTTCCAAGCGACGGGAAGATGGCCTGACTGCTACCGACCCGGGCCGCTTGCTGTGGAGGGAGCGAGTTGATCTCACGTGAAATTCTGTGGGATCAACTCAATCGATGAAGCAGCCGACCTGCTGTTCTTGGCGAAGAGATCGGGCGATCATTCGCGCTCAGCCGCCGCTCGTTTCCTTGCCGAGGCACGGGGTTCTCATGTCGATCGAGACATTTGGAGCGCCAACCCGTGCGTGCAGGGTGACCGTGATGCCCAGTTCTTTCCTGGTCATCAAATACTCGATCGCCACCCTCTGGTCGCCCTGCATCAAGTCGGTTCTGTAATCGACGTCGTCGCGAATGGTATAACCAAACGTATTCAACGCCCCTGACCACCGCATGACGTCGGGGTGTACACCGTCTGGGGTTTTGGTGGTGGTGTTCCAGGTGGCGCGGAAGACACGTTTGAACGTCGCGGGCTCATCCCCATTCCTCGAACACGGGATGTCGGTGTCGCCCTTCACCTCGATCTGCAGGTCGGGGGTATCTCTTTCTACTATCAGCGCGTGAGCGTCGGCGACCAGCTGCCAGCCGACTTCGTCGATGCTGTGATTGACGCTCTCGTTGGCGCTCTCGGGCCCGCTGCAGGCTGTAGCCAGTACCGTGACCGCCAATATCGATCCTGACCAAACCTTGTTCACATTCCCTACCTTCAGAGGCGTATCAGTGACATGTCCGTGAGTCGGCCGTGTGTGGGGTGGGTAGGGCGAGCTTGCCCCGACCCTGGTGGCGACAGGCTGTGTCGTGGCGACGTTGCTGGAGAGAGATCAGCTTCACCGGCACGGTTCGTAGTTGGTGACCATCCAGCCGTTGTCGTACTGCTGCTCGAACTCGAACACCCCGAGCTGCGGCCCGTCATTGTCGTACCGGTCGGTGCCCGGGCTGGAGAACTCCAGATGGCAGGCGTCAAGCCGCGCGCGACCGGGGCCGAGGTCGATCTGAGATTCGTACGGGACCCCCTTGACGGACCCGTCAAAGTTGGAGATCCGGGGCTGCAGGTTCGCCAGCACGTCCTCGCAGTCGGCCGCGCCGTGCGCCCGCGCGAACTGCTGCTCGGCGGCTGGGCTGAACATGAAGCAGACCATGTAGCGTTTCGCCGGGGTCACCATGCCATCGATCAGCTCCCACATGGCATTCCCCGGCGAGCTCGGGTACAGCATGGACAGTTGGTAGCGCCGATACTCGGCCACTCGGGCCGCCTTCCGGTCGGGCTCGCCAGCCAACCAGTGCACTCCGCCGAGGATCAGGACACCCCCGAGCGCCAGGGCTATGATCGGCACCCACTTGCGCCGGCCGGACCGATGCCGGCGGATGGACACACCGCCGGTCGCGGCGATGGCCAGCCCCCAGGCCAGTGCGACCAGGCCGCCGGGCACCTCGGGCATGAGCGCCCGCGCGGCCAGCAGGAGCCCGGCGACCAGGCCCCAGGTCTCGTCCACCCGGCGCCGGACGGGCGGCAGGCTCACCACGACCAGCGGAGCCAGGAACCAGAGGCGGGCCGGGCGCCAGTCCCAGTCCGACCACCAGAACAACAGGAACGCCAGCACGAACGTGCCCAGCAGGGCCCGCTGTCGCACCTTCCGCCCAGCTGGGCCCCGGCTCGGTGCGCCCTGGACCTGCTGGCTCGACGGATGATCCCCCATGACCATGCCTCCATACTGCCCGATCAGGCGATCATGGCAGAGGGCTCTTCTCCCGGATCCAGTACGTGACTACGCACCTCGCCAGAGCTCCTGACCAGTGCGAATTCCGCTCTGACCAGGACCGGCAGGACGCGGTCAACTGACCGGGCGCGGATGTCACGAAGTTACCGGTCGGTAACGTATCGCCCGCATATGGAAAATCAGATACGGCCCGGCAACACCCCACCGTCTTGACTGGCGGCATGAGCTACCGCGAGCCAGCACGAACAGTGGCCCGCCGCACCCGGTCGCTGGCGTCCTCGTCCACCTCGGCCGTCCCGGAAACGGGAATCACGATCTACGGCTGCGGCCGGGACGAGGCTCTTGTGTTCCGCGAGATGGCACCTCGCTTCGGTGTCGTGGCCACCATCACCGAGGCGGGGGTGTCCGAGGTCAATGCCGGACTGGCATCCGGGAACCGGTGCATCAGCATCGGTCACAAAACCCGGGTCACCAATTCCGCTCTTCTCGCGCTCAGCCACGTCGGCGTGCGGTACATCTCCACCCGTAGCATCGGGTACAACCACCTCGACGTGGAATACGCGGAGAGTGTCGGCATTTCCGTTGAGAATGTCTCCTATTCGCCCGACAGCGTGGCCGACTACACGCTGATGCTGATGCTGATGGCCGTGCGAAACGCACAGTCGATCATCCGCCGGGCGGATCGTCATGACTACCGGTTGACCGAGGTGCGCGGGAAAGAGCTACGCGACCTGACCGTCGGGGTGATCGGCACCGGACGCATCGGCGCCGCGGTCGTGGACCGGCTGCGCGGTTTCGGCTGCCGGATCCTTGCCTGTGACAACAGTCCCAAGGCCCCTGCCGATTACGTTCCCCTCGATGAGCTGCTGCGGCACAGCGACATCGTCACGCTGCACACACCGCTCACCGCGGATACCCACCACCTCCTGGATCAGCGGCGCATCGGGCAGATGAAACACGGCGCGTTCGTCATCAACACCGGACGCGGTGCGCTCCTTGACACCGCGGCTCTGGTTTCGGCGCTGGCGGACGGCAGGCTGGGTGGTGCGGCGCTGGACGTCCTCGAAGGCGAGGAAGGAACGTTCTACGCCGACTGCCGGGACAAACCCATCTGCAGCGAACCGTTGCTGCGGCTGCACGAAATGCCGAACGTGCTCATCAGTCCACACACCGCCTACTACACGGACCACGCCCTCCGCGACATGGTGGAAAACTCTCTCGCCAACTGCCTGAAATTCGAAAGCAGGAACCAGCATGGATAGGTTGCAGGTCGGAATCATCTTCGGGGGCTGTTCCGAAGAACATCCCGTCTCCGTCAAATCCGCGCGAGAGGTCGCAAAACACCTCGACACCGAGAAGTATGAACCGTTCTACATCGGGATTACCCGGAGCGGTACGTGGATGCTCTGCGACGGCCCTGACGCGGATTGGGAGAACGGTGATGGCCGTCCGGCCGTGCTGTCACCGGACCGGAGCGTGCACGGATTGCTCGTGCTGGAGGACGGACAGTGCAAAACGATCGGTCTGGACGTCGTGTTGCCCGTCCTGCACGGCAAACTCGGTGAGGACGGTGCGATCCAGGGTTTGCTGGAGCTCTCCGGGATTCCCTATGTCGGCTGCGACGTCCAAAGTTCTGCCCTGTGCATGGACAAATCCCTGACCTACGCCGTCGTCCGCGGCGCGGGAATCGCTACGCCGAACTTCTGGACCGTCCCGGCGGACGAGGATGTCCATCCCGGCCGGTTCACGTATCCGGTCTTCGTGAAGCCGGCCCGGTCGGGATCATCGTTCGGTGTCAGCAAGGTATCCCGGGAAGAAGACCTGCCGAGTGCGGTGGAGACCGCACGGCAGTACGACTCGAAGGTCCTGATCGAGGAAGCTGTCGTCGGCAGTGAGATCGGATGTTCCATCCTGGGG
Proteins encoded in this window:
- a CDS encoding UTP--glucose-1-phosphate uridylyltransferase — protein: MTGAFDNHSFRTAIVPAAGLGTRFLPTTKAVPKELLPVVDTPGIELVASEAAQAGAKRLVIVTSPGKESVVSYFRPAPELEANLERKGKSALLEKVRRGPELIDVEVAIQEEALGLGHAVAQAESNLTDEDEAVAVLLPDDLVLPAGVLSKMAEVRAEHGGSVLCAFDIPKEQISPYGVFDVTGTADEDVKRVHGMVEKPAPEEAPSTYAAAGRYLLDRAIFGALRRIKPGAGGELQLTDAVALLIEEGHPVHIVVHRGGRHDLGNPGGFLKAAVDFALDDPDYGPELRNWLTERLGTDR
- the glp gene encoding gephyrin-like molybdotransferase Glp, which translates into the protein MTDPTPETDQAEQDLRSVDEQVARVLQAAVRPRPVRVAISEAQGLLCAEEVVAEHALPGFDQAAVDGYAVRSVDVRVEGDETVQLPVVGEIAAGSRQPRRLQPGQAVRVATGAPLPTLADAVVPTAFTDGHPAKVTVHRSVPSAAYVRRTGEDVQIGDVAVRQGDTIGAAQVGLLAAVGRAKVLVYPRPRVSIVSVGDELVDVDRTPSTGQVYDVNSYALAAAARDAGAEVSRVGIVPSDPRRLREVVEGRLLMSEVVVVAGGAGGTAGDEVQAALSDLGEIDMTRVAMHPGSAQGFGRLGPDSVPTFLIPANPMSALVVFEVLIRPLIRAARGTRNPHRRTVGARLLSPVSSTKGRRGYLRGQLLRDESTGEYLVQPLGTSGAHLLASLAEANCLINVDEDLTEVPAGEQVKVTFLAQRG
- a CDS encoding GNAT family protein; the encoded protein is MQPAAYDLESRHPGWPARLGPLRVAAGEVAVRPIRLRDAGDWSRIRLRDQEHLEPWEPTGPGPWRDRNSYWSWPPQWTALRSLARRGQCLPYTITVDGAFAGQITIGNVIRASLRSAWVGYWVSSSVVKGGVATAAVALVVDHAFTSAGLHRIEATVRPENTPSIKVLTKAGFRQEGLFRRYLDVAGDWRDHYCYAMTVEESGPGLVARLVATGRADYR
- the glpR gene encoding gephyrin-like molybdotransferase receptor GlpR, with the translated sequence MPSSLIIVALAAAWLVVLVPMVARKRQAVTQTADAELAARVVRSGGGADDAEEEFAMSETTQQVAETDDDVDYDDVEEYDEDPVRGYEQPSERRYRPGRGGFDPEAAEIAARAKYAFRQRVVLCLFLLAVVTAAGAGFLASSLWLLHGFVDLVFVGYLAYLRRQVRIEAEIRQRRMARLGARSATRAARRERPVEDFEVVEPAREVPGVERRPSPASRIRGRAVVVDVEDEDPAFHDLDDPDQLPFRRAVGE
- the vanH gene encoding D-lactate dehydrogenase VanH → MSYREPARTVARRTRSLASSSTSAVPETGITIYGCGRDEALVFREMAPRFGVVATITEAGVSEVNAGLASGNRCISIGHKTRVTNSALLALSHVGVRYISTRSIGYNHLDVEYAESVGISVENVSYSPDSVADYTLMLMLMAVRNAQSIIRRADRHDYRLTEVRGKELRDLTVGVIGTGRIGAAVVDRLRGFGCRILACDNSPKAPADYVPLDELLRHSDIVTLHTPLTADTHHLLDQRRIGQMKHGAFVINTGRGALLDTAALVSALADGRLGGAALDVLEGEEGTFYADCRDKPICSEPLLRLHEMPNVLISPHTAYYTDHALRDMVENSLANCLKFESRNQHG
- the vanA-Sc gene encoding D-alanine--(R)-lactate ligase VanA-Sc, which produces MDRLQVGIIFGGCSEEHPVSVKSAREVAKHLDTEKYEPFYIGITRSGTWMLCDGPDADWENGDGRPAVLSPDRSVHGLLVLEDGQCKTIGLDVVLPVLHGKLGEDGAIQGLLELSGIPYVGCDVQSSALCMDKSLTYAVVRGAGIATPNFWTVPADEDVHPGRFTYPVFVKPARSGSSFGVSKVSREEDLPSAVETARQYDSKVLIEEAVVGSEIGCSILGNDLDLFAGEVDRIALSHGFFRIHQEEAPERGSENSAFIVPADIPAESRALVQETAKDIYRALGCRGLARVDMFLKQDGSVVLNEVNTLPGMTSYSRYPRMMAAAGLPLAEVIDRMVSLALTGK